In Armatimonadota bacterium, the genomic stretch CGGGGATTGCCGCCCCTATCGCACTACAGTTCCCGGCGCGCGCCCGATTACTTGTGCCGCGCTTGCCCCAATACGGGGAGGCTGGCGCAGGATTAGCCGGCATTGCCGAGGGGTATGAGCTTAGCGGAATCGGTGCGGCGCGCCGCCGGCGCGACTCATCATTTTCGGTTCATGACATGGCAGCGTCGGCGGCGCCGCGGTATCATTTGTCCGTCATAGCAGCCGGAGGTCGCGTAGCGATGAAGTGCCCGCACTGCGGCGGCGGGCTCGCCGATGGTGTCGATACCTGCCCGGAATGCGGCGCTCCCTCACAGCCAGCGCGCTCGCATCACGCGCTGCAGGGTCCCGAGCCCGAGATCGCCGTGATGCTGGCGCAGGCTAATCTCCTGCGCCTGCGCCGGGAGTATGACCGCGCCACCATTCAGTGCGTGGAGGTGCTGCGCCGCTACCCCAACAACGCGTCGGCCCATTCCCTGCTGGGCGACATCTACCGCGACCAAGGTGCAGTTGGGGAGTCGCTGGGATGGTACCGGCTCGCATCTCAGCTCGACCCCGACAGCGCAGCCGATCGCCACCAGATCGCCGAGATGGAGCGCAGGCTCGCCGCCCCCTCGCCGGCGGCCGAGGCCGGGGCTGCCTGGCGCCGCGTTTCGCGTTGGGCGCGCTCCCGGCTGCCGTTGGGACTCCTGCTGGGCATTGCCGCAGGCTGCCTGGTGCTGGGGGCGCTGTGGACGCTGAACGTCGGAAAGGAAGCCTCTCGCGCCGCAATCGTGGAGGGGGGTGGAGCGCCGCGAGTATTGGTTCCGCCATCCGCCGACATCGAGCGCCCCCGGATCCCGGAGCCCCCAGTGCGCGAGCGCGCTGCGCGCCCCAGCCCCCCGCCGGCACCGCCGGCAACCGAGCAGCCAACGATCGCCATCGGCGGCGCGCCTTCGCCCCTGTCGCCGGTAGAGGAAACGGGCCACGCTGACCGCGAACAGCGCCTGCTGCGGTCTCTGCGCGCCGCAGCGCAGGCGGAGGAGCTGATGCTGGCGGTGGACTCGGTGGTGATTGACCCCCGCGACGGGGCGGCCACGCTGTTCGTCATGGTGCGCGATGTGCTCGCCAGCCCCAACCAGCGTACAACGGTGCTTCAGAAGTGCCTGCGCGTCGCCGAGCTCGCGCTCGCCAGCGATAGCCGGCTCACGCGGCTGACGCTGCGCTGCAGCGTTCCGCTCGTGGGAGCCGACGGCGTACAGAAGGAAGAGCCCGTTTTCGTGGGCGAGATCGCCGCCGCCGCGCTCAAGGATGCCGCCGCCGCCGGCCGCGACCTCACCCTCGACCAGGCGCTCAAGCTGTTCACGCCGTCGCCGTGGTGGCATCCGTGCATGTATTCTGCGGTCGCGCCCGCCTGATACGCCGTCCGGCGACGGCCGGCCCCGCTGACCCCTCATGCGAACCTGGCTGCGGACTGCGCGCCGCCGGTCCGCCGCAGTGTCGCCGCCGATGGCTCTCCCGAGCCCACAGCCCGCACCACGGCCGCGTGCAGGGTGATCACAACCTTTCGGTCACACCCCCCGCGCGCCTCCGCTGCCGATTGCGTCCGTTCTCTGCTATAATCTGTCCGTCCCGCCTCACGGAGGGCGGGCAAGCATGAATGATAGACCCGTCCGCGTGCGCATCGCGCCCTCCCCCACCGGCGACCCCCACATCGGCACCGCCTACATGGCGCTGTTCGATTATGCCTTCGCCAGGCACCGCGACGGCCAGTTCATCTTGCGCATCGAGGACACCGACCGCAAACGGTATAACGAGACCTCCGCACGTGCGATTCTGGAGGCGCTGGAGTGGCTGGGCCTGACCCCGGACGAAGGCCCCACCATTGGCGGCCCGGTGGGGCCATACGTGCAGAGCGAACGGCTGGCGATTTACCGGCAGCACGTTCAGCAGTTGGTCAACGGGGGCCACGCATATTACTGCTTCTGTACGCGGGAGCGGCTGGCCGAGATGCGCGCCGCGCAGGAAGCGGCGAAACAGGAGGTGAAGTACGACCGTCACTGCCTGCGCGCCCTATCCGCTGAGGAGCGCCGCCGACGGGCGCAGGCCGGTGAGTCACATGTCATCCGCATGAAGATGCCGGACGCGGGCGTGACCGCCTTCATCGACTTGATTCGCGGCGAGATCTCCTTCGACAACGCGCTGCTCGACGACCAGGTGCTGATGAAAGCGGACGGGTATCCCACTTATCACCTGGCGGTGGTGGTGGACGACCACCTGATGGGCATCACCCACGTCACCCGCGCCGAGGAGTGGATTTCCAGCACGCCCAAGCACATTGTGCTCTATCAGATGTTCGGGTGGGACATCCCGCAGTACGCGCATTTCCCGCTCTTGCGCAACCCGGACCGCAGCAAGGTGTCCAAGCGGCATGGACACACGTCGCTTTCCTGGTACCGCAGCGAGGGATTCCTGGCCGAGGCGTTGCTCAACTACCTGGCGCTACTGGGCTGGTCGCATCCCGAGGAGAAGGACCTCTTCTCGCTGCCGGAGCTGATCGAGAAGTTCAGCTTCGAGCGGTTCAATAGGACCGGGCCGGTGTTCGACCTGGAGAGACTGCGGTGGATGAACGGGGTCTATATCCGCGAGCTGCCGACGGATGAGCTCTATGCGCGCGCCGCGCCGTTCCTGCAGCGCGCGGGAATCCTGCCCGACAACCCAGCGCCGGAGCAAGCAGCCTATGCCAGGCGCTGCCTGGCGCTGGAGCAGGGGAAAGCGCACACGCTAACGGATTTCCCTGCTCTCGTGTCATTCATGTTCGACTCGAACTTCGATTTCGAGGAGGAGGCCCTGAAGGCATGGCTGCGCCCCGCGCCGGAACACGTGCGTCCGGCTTTCCAGCGGCAAGTCGAGAGGATTGCCCCGCTCCCGAACGGCGCGTT encodes the following:
- the gltX gene encoding glutamate--tRNA ligase, coding for MNDRPVRVRIAPSPTGDPHIGTAYMALFDYAFARHRDGQFILRIEDTDRKRYNETSARAILEALEWLGLTPDEGPTIGGPVGPYVQSERLAIYRQHVQQLVNGGHAYYCFCTRERLAEMRAAQEAAKQEVKYDRHCLRALSAEERRRRAQAGESHVIRMKMPDAGVTAFIDLIRGEISFDNALLDDQVLMKADGYPTYHLAVVVDDHLMGITHVTRAEEWISSTPKHIVLYQMFGWDIPQYAHFPLLRNPDRSKVSKRHGHTSLSWYRSEGFLAEALLNYLALLGWSHPEEKDLFSLPELIEKFSFERFNRTGPVFDLERLRWMNGVYIRELPTDELYARAAPFLQRAGILPDNPAPEQAAYARRCLALEQGKAHTLTDFPALVSFMFDSNFDFEEEALKAWLRPAPEHVRPAFQRQVERIAPLPNGALTSEQYEKIARAVATEVGVGAGKVIHPTRVAMSGRTKGPSLFHLMEVLGKDEVLRRFNRAMDVMSEGQ